Sequence from the Rhodococcus jostii RHA1 genome:
CGACCGTGCTCTCGATCAGTTCCCGGAGCAGTTCCTCGGCGTACGGCCAGTACCCGTAACCGGCGGCAGGGTTGAGGTGTCCGACCGCACCGAGGTCGACGAGCCGGCTCCCCCAGGCCTCGGCCATTCCGGCGACCCGACGGAATCGGGCCAGCGGATCGTTCGTGCTGGCGGCGACGACGCTGGGGAACGGCAGCCGGCGGCGGGGGACGGGATCCCAACCACCCTGCTCGAGTTCCTCGGGGGTGGGATACCCCGCGGGCAGTGGTTCCTCGAGGTCCGGTGGGGTGGCGAGCAGGGCGCCCTGGATCGGGCGGGTCGACTGCTGCGCCCAGTGGACGGTAATCGCGACTCCCGCACTGTGAGCGACCAGCACGACCGGGCCGTCGATGTCGGCGAGGACGGTGTCGAGGGCGGCGACCCGGGCCGCGAGGCTGAGCTTGTCCCGTTCGAGCGGCGGCACCGTCCGCGCGGTGTCGAGTCTCTCGGCGAGCAAGGTCTGCCAGTGGTCGGCGACGTGGTCCCGCAGTCCGGGCACGATCACCACGGTCGGTGAGGTGGAGGTGGAGGTGGTCACGGTCGGCTCCAATTCTTCGGAGGTGGATCAGGCGGGTGCGGCGGCGAGGGCGGCGAGCTTGCGGCGTCCGGCCGGGTAGGCGCGCTTGCCGAGGATCAGGGCCACGATCGCGACGATGTAGATCAGGGGAGCGATCTGCAGGGCTGTGACCAGGCCGAAGCGGTCGGCCAGCACCCCGACGGCGAAGGGTCCCAGTGCCAGTCCGAGGAGGTTGTTGGCCAGGGTGAGGGTGCCGAAGGCTGAGGCGCGCACCGACGAGTGGGTGAGGTTCGCGACCATCGCGGCGAT
This genomic interval carries:
- a CDS encoding RBBP9/YdeN family alpha/beta hydrolase — encoded protein: MTTSTSTSPTVVIVPGLRDHVADHWQTLLAERLDTARTVPPLERDKLSLAARVAALDTVLADIDGPVVLVAHSAGVAITVHWAQQSTRPIQGALLATPPDLEEPLPAGYPTPEELEQGGWDPVPRRRLPFPSVVAASTNDPLARFRRVAGMAEAWGSRLVDLGAVGHLNPAAGYGYWPYAEELLRELIESTVVPGLANAGGR